A genome region from Gemmatimonadota bacterium includes the following:
- the mraZ gene encoding division/cell wall cluster transcriptional repressor MraZ yields the protein MVNFLGSYTHTVDHKGRVNVPVKFRKHIRTDEDDTLIITRGLDGCLFVYPIDEWEQIDTRLRELPITKQNTRVFIRMLSSEAVAVSMDKQGRIALPRQLIERADIESEVLIVGTLDHFEIWSPKEYKKVMDESGHTYEEIAESLFV from the coding sequence ATGGTCAACTTCCTGGGATCATACACGCACACCGTGGATCACAAAGGACGGGTGAATGTTCCTGTGAAGTTCCGCAAGCACATCCGGACCGACGAGGACGACACGCTGATCATCACGCGGGGACTCGACGGATGCCTTTTCGTATATCCGATCGACGAGTGGGAACAGATCGACACCCGATTGCGCGAACTGCCCATCACGAAGCAGAACACGCGGGTTTTTATCAGGATGCTCTCGTCGGAGGCCGTGGCGGTATCCATGGACAAGCAGGGGCGCATCGCGCTTCCCCGGCAACTGATCGAACGTGCCGACATCGAGTCCGAGGTGCTGATCGTCGGTACGCTCGACCACTTTGAAATCTGGAGTCCGAAGGAATACAAGAAGGTGATGGACGAATCGGGACACACCTACGAAGAGATCGCGGAATCCCTGTTCGTCTGA
- the proC gene encoding pyrroline-5-carboxylate reductase, with the protein MLNNHRIMILGTGNMGSCLLGGIRRANLVPPDQIVITGLRSDHLKELADQWEVRWTTDNREAISEADIVMICLKPQAIERVVDQVRDLLRPDQLLITIAAGVTTSGITDMIRTENPVVRVMPNIASLVDEGAAAISPGRYAGEEHKQMAARIFQAVGRVVFVNEHLLDAVTGLSGSGPAYIYMVIEALSDGGVKMGLPRDVALDLAAQTVLGAARLIQETGKHPAVLRDQVLTPGGTTIAAVHDLEIRGLRSMLISAVETATQRSRELRDGK; encoded by the coding sequence CTCGTTCCCCCGGACCAGATCGTGATTACCGGTCTGCGGTCCGACCATCTGAAGGAACTGGCGGATCAGTGGGAAGTACGGTGGACCACCGACAACCGGGAAGCGATCAGTGAAGCGGATATCGTCATGATTTGTCTCAAGCCCCAGGCCATCGAGCGCGTGGTGGACCAGGTGCGGGACCTGCTGCGTCCCGACCAACTGCTGATCACGATCGCGGCGGGGGTGACGACTTCCGGGATCACCGATATGATTCGCACCGAGAATCCCGTCGTGCGCGTGATGCCGAACATCGCCTCGCTGGTGGACGAAGGGGCCGCCGCCATTTCACCGGGCAGGTACGCCGGCGAAGAACACAAGCAGATGGCCGCCCGGATCTTCCAGGCCGTGGGGCGGGTCGTGTTCGTGAACGAACATCTTCTGGACGCCGTAACCGGGCTCAGCGGCAGCGGCCCCGCCTACATATATATGGTCATCGAAGCGCTGTCCGACGGCGGCGTTAAAATGGGCCTGCCCAGGGACGTCGCCCTGGACCTCGCGGCCCAGACCGTACTCGGCGCCGCGCGGCTGATTCAGGAGACCGGCAAGCATCCCGCGGTATTGCGCGACCAGGTCCTGACGCCGGGCGGCACGACCATCGCGGCGGTCCACGACCTGGAGATCCGCGGCTTGCGCAGCATGCTGATCAGCGCGGTCGAAACCGCCACCCAGCGATCGAGGGAACTCAGGGACGGCAAGTAG